A portion of the Fusobacterium nucleatum genome contains these proteins:
- the gatB gene encoding Asp-tRNA(Asn)/Glu-tRNA(Gln) amidotransferase subunit GatB — protein sequence MIKEWESVIGLEVHLQLKTGTKVWCGCKSDYDESGINLHTCPICLGHPGALPKLNKKVVDYAIKAALALNCQINNESGFDRKNYFYPDAPKNYQITQFEKSYAEKGYLEFKLNSGRQVKIGITKIQIEEDTAKAVHGKNESYLNFNRASIPLIEIISEPDMRNSEEAYEYLNTLKNIIKYTKISDVSMETGSLRCDANISVMEKGSKVFGTRVEVKNLNSFKAVARAIDYEIGRQIELIQNGGKVDQETRLWDEENQITRVMRSKEEAMDYRYFNEPDLLKLVISDEEIEEIKKDMPETRLAKIERFKNNYSLDEKDAFILTEEVELSDYFEEVVKYSNNAKLSSNWILTEVLRILKHKNIDIEKFTISSENLAKIIKLIDKNTISSKIAKEVFEIALDDSRDPEIIVKEKGLVQLSDTSEIEKMVDEVLANNQKMVDDYKSADEGRKPRVLKGIVGQVMKISKGKANPEIVNDLIMEKLK from the coding sequence ATGATAAAAGAATGGGAGTCAGTAATAGGACTGGAAGTTCACTTACAATTAAAAACAGGTACTAAGGTATGGTGTGGATGTAAATCTGACTATGATGAAAGTGGTATAAATTTACATACTTGTCCAATTTGTTTAGGACATCCTGGAGCTCTTCCAAAATTAAATAAAAAAGTTGTAGATTATGCAATTAAAGCAGCTCTTGCTCTTAATTGTCAAATAAATAATGAAAGTGGTTTTGATAGAAAAAATTATTTCTATCCAGATGCACCTAAAAACTATCAAATTACACAATTTGAAAAATCTTATGCTGAAAAAGGATATTTAGAGTTCAAATTAAATTCTGGAAGACAAGTAAAAATTGGAATTACTAAGATTCAAATTGAAGAAGATACTGCTAAGGCTGTTCACGGAAAAAATGAATCTTACTTAAACTTTAACAGAGCTTCTATTCCTTTGATAGAAATTATATCTGAGCCAGATATGAGAAATTCAGAAGAAGCTTATGAATACTTAAATACTTTAAAAAATATAATAAAATATACAAAAATTAGTGATGTATCTATGGAAACTGGGTCACTTAGATGTGATGCAAATATTTCTGTTATGGAAAAAGGTTCAAAAGTCTTTGGAACAAGAGTTGAAGTCAAAAATTTAAATTCATTTAAAGCTGTTGCAAGAGCAATAGATTATGAAATTGGAAGACAAATAGAACTTATACAAAATGGTGGAAAAGTAGATCAAGAAACTAGACTTTGGGATGAAGAAAATCAAATAACAAGAGTTATGAGATCTAAAGAAGAAGCTATGGATTATAGATACTTTAATGAACCTGATTTATTGAAACTTGTTATAAGTGATGAGGAAATTGAAGAAATTAAGAAAGATATGCCTGAAACTAGACTTGCAAAAATTGAAAGATTTAAAAATAATTACTCCTTAGATGAAAAGGATGCTTTTATTTTAACAGAAGAAGTTGAGCTTTCAGATTACTTTGAAGAAGTTGTAAAATATTCAAATAATGCTAAATTAAGTTCTAACTGGATTTTAACAGAAGTTTTAAGAATCTTAAAGCATAAGAATATTGATATAGAAAAGTTTACCATAAGTAGTGAAAATCTTGCTAAAATAATAAAACTAATAGATAAAAATACTATTTCTTCAAAAATAGCAAAAGAAGTTTTTGAAATAGCTCTTGATGATTCAAGGGATCCTGAAATTATTGTAAAAGAAAAAGGGCTTGTTCAACTATCTGATACAAGTGAAATAGAAAAAATGGTTGATGAAGTTTTGGCTAACAATCAAAAAATGGTTGATGACTATAAATCAGCTGATGAAGGTAGAAAGCCAAGAGTTCTAAAAGGAATAGTAGGACAAGTTATGAAAATTTCTAAGGGAAAAGCAAATCCTGAAATTGTAAATGATCTAATTATGGAGAAATTAAAATAA
- the gatA gene encoding Asp-tRNA(Asn)/Glu-tRNA(Gln) amidotransferase subunit GatA translates to MVYNNLYELTAKELRDKFLSNELSAEEIVNSFYERIEKVEDKIKSFVSLRKDKALDEARKLDEKRKNGEKLGRLAGIPIAIKDNILMEGQKSTSCSKILENYIGIYDATVVKKLKEEDAIIIGITNMDEFAMGSTTKTSFHHKTSNPWDLNRVPGGSSGGAAASVAAQEVPISLGSDTGGSVRQPASFCGVVGFKPTYGRVSRYGLMAFASSLDQIGTLAKTVEDIAICMNVIAGVDDYDATVSKKEVPDYTEFLNKDIKGLKIGLPKEYFIEGLNPEIKNVVDNSVKALKELGAEVVEISLPHTKYAVPTYYVLAPAEASSNLARFDGIRYGYRAKDYTDLESLYVKTRSEGFGAEVKRRIMIGTYVLSAGFYDAYFKKAQKVRTLIKQDFENVLNEVDVILTPVAPSVAFKLSDTKTPIELYLEDIFTISANLAGVPAISLPGGLVDNLPVGVQFMGKPFDEEILIKIADALEKKIGRLNLPKLD, encoded by the coding sequence ATGGTTTATAATAATCTTTATGAATTGACTGCAAAAGAGTTAAGAGATAAATTTTTATCTAATGAGCTTTCAGCAGAAGAAATAGTGAATTCATTTTATGAAAGAATAGAAAAAGTTGAAGATAAAATAAAAAGTTTTGTTTCTCTAAGAAAAGATAAAGCTCTTGATGAAGCTAGAAAACTTGATGAAAAAAGAAAAAATGGAGAAAAATTAGGAAGACTTGCTGGTATTCCTATTGCTATAAAAGATAATATCTTAATGGAAGGACAAAAATCAACTTCTTGTTCTAAAATATTAGAAAATTATATTGGAATTTATGATGCAACAGTTGTAAAAAAATTAAAAGAAGAAGATGCAATTATTATTGGTATAACAAATATGGATGAATTTGCTATGGGCTCTACAACAAAAACTTCATTTCATCATAAAACTTCTAATCCTTGGGATTTAAACAGAGTTCCTGGTGGTAGTAGTGGTGGTGCAGCAGCTTCTGTTGCAGCACAAGAAGTACCAATATCATTAGGTTCTGATACTGGTGGAAGTGTTAGACAACCTGCTTCATTTTGTGGAGTTGTAGGATTTAAACCAACTTATGGTAGAGTTTCAAGATATGGACTTATGGCTTTTGCTTCATCTCTTGACCAAATAGGTACATTAGCTAAAACTGTTGAAGATATTGCTATTTGTATGAATGTTATAGCCGGAGTTGATGACTATGATGCAACAGTTAGCAAAAAGGAAGTACCTGATTATACAGAATTTTTAAATAAAGATATAAAGGGATTAAAGATTGGATTACCTAAAGAATATTTTATAGAAGGATTAAATCCTGAAATAAAAAATGTTGTAGATAATTCAGTAAAAGCACTAAAAGAATTAGGAGCAGAAGTGGTTGAGATATCTTTACCTCATACAAAATATGCTGTTCCTACTTATTATGTACTTGCACCAGCAGAAGCAAGTTCAAATCTTGCAAGATTTGATGGTATTAGATATGGATACAGAGCAAAGGATTATACAGATTTAGAAAGTCTATATGTTAAAACAAGAAGTGAAGGCTTTGGAGCAGAAGTAAAAAGAAGAATTATGATAGGAACTTATGTTTTAAGTGCAGGTTTCTATGATGCTTATTTTAAAAAAGCCCAAAAAGTTAGGACTCTTATAAAACAAGATTTTGAAAATGTTTTAAATGAAGTAGATGTTATTTTAACACCTGTTGCACCAAGTGTAGCTTTTAAATTATCTGATACAAAAACTCCAATAGAATTATATTTGGAAGATATCTTTACAATATCTGCAAATTTAGCTGGTGTTCCTGCAATATCATTACCTGGAGGGCTTGTAGATAACTTACCAGTTGGAGTGCAATTTATGGGAAAACCATTTGATGAAGAAATATTGATAAAAATAGCTGATGCGCTTGAAAAGAAAATAGGAAGATTGAATTTACCTAAGTTGGATTAA
- the gatC gene encoding Asp-tRNA(Asn)/Glu-tRNA(Gln) amidotransferase subunit GatC, with the protein MALTREEVLKIAKLSKLSFEDKEIEKFQVELNDILKYIDMLNEVDTSKVEPLVYINESVNNFREKEEKPSLEIEKVLFNAPESAENAIVVPKVIGE; encoded by the coding sequence ATGGCACTAACAAGGGAAGAAGTTCTTAAAATTGCAAAATTATCAAAGTTATCATTTGAAGATAAAGAAATAGAAAAATTTCAGGTTGAATTAAATGATATTCTAAAATATATTGATATGTTAAATGAAGTTGATACATCAAAAGTTGAACCCTTAGTTTACATAAATGAATCTGTCAATAATTTTAGAGAAAAAGAAGAAAAACCATCATTAGAAATAGAAAAAGTTCTATTTAATGCACCTGAAAGTGCTGAAAATGCAATAGTAGTTCCAAAGGTTATTGGAGAGTAG